Proteins found in one Verrucomicrobiota bacterium genomic segment:
- a CDS encoding transposase: MPRQLRVEYPGAIYHVMSRGDRREDIFHDEVDRQDFLKTLAEASQKADFQVHAYCLMRNHFHLVVETPQGNLVAGMRWLLSTYTLRLNHRRKLFGHVFSGRYKALIVDGNSRGYLKTVCDYAHLNPVRAGLLTVEDRLLRYPWSSFAWYLAAPAHRPDWVRVDRLMGEHGIQTDTAAGRQEFERRMETMRARESDGTEWEPLRRGWCLGPETFRQELLDRMAGQLGEHHAGELRRESAEAKAERIIDEELKRLGWTRVDLEHRTKSDPEKVAVAARLRRETTLTIKAIAVRLHLGSWKSATTRLQQRKRKEKSDETMPLL; encoded by the coding sequence ATGCCACGACAATTGCGCGTTGAATATCCCGGGGCCATCTACCATGTAATGTCGCGTGGGGATCGGCGGGAAGACATCTTCCACGACGAGGTGGACCGTCAGGATTTCCTCAAAACCCTTGCGGAAGCCTCTCAAAAGGCGGATTTCCAGGTCCACGCCTATTGTCTCATGCGCAATCACTTCCATTTGGTGGTGGAAACGCCCCAAGGCAACCTGGTGGCTGGGATGCGCTGGCTCTTAAGCACCTATACCCTGCGCCTGAATCATCGGCGCAAGCTCTTCGGCCATGTGTTTAGCGGACGTTACAAAGCGCTGATCGTGGATGGGAACAGCCGTGGCTACCTGAAAACGGTCTGTGATTACGCACACTTGAATCCGGTGCGGGCCGGGCTTTTGACGGTGGAAGACCGGTTATTGAGGTATCCTTGGAGCAGCTTTGCCTGGTACTTGGCGGCTCCGGCGCACCGTCCGGATTGGGTGCGGGTGGACCGGTTAATGGGGGAACATGGCATCCAGACCGATACGGCGGCGGGGCGGCAGGAATTCGAGCGGCGGATGGAAACCATGCGGGCGCGGGAAAGCGATGGTACGGAATGGGAGCCATTGCGGCGGGGATGGTGTCTCGGGCCGGAAACCTTTCGACAGGAATTGCTGGACCGGATGGCCGGGCAGTTGGGGGAACATCATGCCGGGGAACTGCGGCGGGAGAGCGCGGAAGCCAAGGCCGAACGCATTATTGACGAGGAACTAAAACGATTGGGTTGGACCCGGGTGGATTTGGAGCACCGGACCAAGAGTGATCCGGAAAAGGTGGCGGTGGCGGCCCGGTTGCGGCGGGAAACGACATTGACGATCAAAGCCATTGCAGTCCGGTTGCACTTGGGAAGTTGGAAAAGCGCCACGACGCGACTGCAACAAAGGAAACGAA